The following is a genomic window from Clostridium sp..
TTTCATTCAGTTTGTTTCTCAACTCATCTTCATTAAAAATTTTCTTCACTTCACCCTGGGCATCATCAAAATTCCCATCTATACCAATTACCTTGGTATTTTCGCCTTTCTGGGTTATCATCTGCATTCTCTGTATTTCACTTACCCCGTCTTTAGGGAAGAATACAATTATCTTTGTACCTTCAACATCAGCAAATCCCTGAAGAGCAGCTTTACCTGTATCTCCGGAAGTGGCAGTAAGTATAACTATTTCTTTTTCCAGTTTCTGTATTTTTGCTGAAACCTTCATTAAATATGGGAGAAGGCAAAGTGCCATATCCTTGAATGCCAAAGTGGGGCCATGATATAATTCCATGTAAAAAGCTTCTTTGGTCTTTTTCAGTGGAACTATTTCATCAAATTCGAATTTATTGTCATATGCTTTATCTATACAACTGGAAAGTTCTTTTTCATCTATATCTGTAAAGAATTTACTTATAATGAACAAGGCCAGTTCTTTATAACCCATATGTATACATTTATCCAATTTATTTCCTACAAACGGTATCTGATCCGGTACGAAAAGGCCCCCGTCTTTCGAAATTCCATTTAATATGGCCTGCGATGCAGATAAATTTTGTTGCAGCCCCCTTGTACTATTATAACAAATTTTTGCCAATTATATCACTCCCTATATAATAATCGTAAAGTCTTATTTAAATATATAATAACATAGTAATATGCAACTTGAAAATAGAAGATGTTACATAAAAAGTTTTTCACCTTGAGATTTAATAGTATAATAAATAGCAAAGGAGTGAATGATTTGGGAATATATTTAGACAATGCAGCCACATCATATCCAAAACCAGATGCAGTTATAGATAGAATGTATGATTTTATGAAAAATATAGGTGCAACTGCGGGGAGAGGAGCATATAAATCCGAAATAGCGGCTGACAGATTAGTACATGACTGCAGGAACAACCTTTGCAGACTTTTTAACTTTGATAAACCATCCAATGTAATTTTTACATGCAATATCACCGAGGCATTGAATCTTGCCATAAATGGAATTCTGAAACATGGAGATCATGTGATCACAAGCAGTATTGAACACAACTCCGTTACAAGACCTTTAAAAATACTTGAAAAAAATAAACACATACATATATCCACAATTTCCTGCAGCAGTACTGGAATACCAAACATAAGCGAAATAGAATCATCAATAAGGCCAAATACAAAATTAATTATTTTCAGTCATGCATCCAATGTACTTGGTACAGTACAGCCAATATCACAGATTGGAGCACTGGCAAGAAGGCATGGAATACCGTTTCTAGTTGACAGTGCACAGACAGCCGGTGCCTATCCCATAGATATAAAAAATGACAATATAGATTTACTGGCCTTTACAGGACATAAAAGTCTTTTAGGCCCAACGGGCACCGGAGGACTTATCATAAATTGCGATAAAAATATTGCTCCATTAAAAGCCGGTGGTACGGGAATTGACTCTAAATATCCATACCAGCCTGATTATCTTCCAAATAAATTTGAAGCTGGTACCCTGAACGTAGTAGGCATAGCCGGTCTTTTGGAAGGAGTCAAGTACATAAACAAGATAGGTTTATCATCAATCAGAGAGAAGGAAACTGACCTCATAAAATATTCACTGGATAAATTGTCCGGCATACCCGATATAAAAATATATGGTCCAAAAGATCCTGAAAAGATAGTTGGTGTAATTTCCTTCAATATAAAAGATGTTCCATGTGATGAAATAGGCTTTGAGCTGGATAAAAAATATAATATCATGGTACGGGTTGGATTTCACTGTGCACCTACAGCACACAAAATCATGGGTACTTACAATACCGGGGCAGTTAGAATAGGCCTGGGGTTCTTCAATGAAAAAAAGGACATCGACATATTAACCGATGCTTTAAGATCATTCCATAAAAACTGAGGAGGAGATACACATGTGCACCTCCCCCTTGGCTTTTCAAGAATTATTGTTTTCTT
Proteins encoded in this region:
- a CDS encoding aminotransferase class V-fold PLP-dependent enzyme produces the protein MGIYLDNAATSYPKPDAVIDRMYDFMKNIGATAGRGAYKSEIAADRLVHDCRNNLCRLFNFDKPSNVIFTCNITEALNLAINGILKHGDHVITSSIEHNSVTRPLKILEKNKHIHISTISCSSTGIPNISEIESSIRPNTKLIIFSHASNVLGTVQPISQIGALARRHGIPFLVDSAQTAGAYPIDIKNDNIDLLAFTGHKSLLGPTGTGGLIINCDKNIAPLKAGGTGIDSKYPYQPDYLPNKFEAGTLNVVGIAGLLEGVKYINKIGLSSIREKETDLIKYSLDKLSGIPDIKIYGPKDPEKIVGVISFNIKDVPCDEIGFELDKKYNIMVRVGFHCAPTAHKIMGTYNTGAVRIGLGFFNEKKDIDILTDALRSFHKN